One Arsenophonus apicola DNA window includes the following coding sequences:
- a CDS encoding HigA family addiction module antitoxin: protein MTRMYNPSHPGIVLREYLSHVSVTEAAKALGVTRVSLSRILNGNSGISADMALRLERAIGTSAEMWIEMQTQYELWQASQKPRPEVHRLLPQS, encoded by the coding sequence ATGACTAGAATGTATAACCCTTCTCATCCAGGAATCGTTTTACGTGAATATTTAAGCCACGTTTCAGTGACTGAGGCAGCAAAAGCATTAGGTGTTACTAGAGTCTCTCTTTCTCGTATATTGAATGGTAATTCAGGTATTTCTGCTGATATGGCTTTAAGACTAGAAAGGGCAATTGGTACAAGTGCTGAAATGTGGATCGAAATGCAAACTCAATATGAACTTTGGCAAGCATCTCAGAAACCACGACCTGAAGTTCATAGGCTACTACCTCAATCCTAG
- a CDS encoding recombinase family protein, whose amino-acid sequence MSRVFAYCRVSTLEQTTENQRREIEAAGFNIKPHRIVEENVSGSVAANERNGFVRLTDRLEPDDILVVTKLDRLGRNAIDIRKTVENLASLGVKVHCLALGGVDLTSPAGKMTMQVISAVAEFERDLLIERTQAGIVRAKAQGKKLGRPRSLDDKQREEVILHLKNGQSISSLAKIFNTTRQTIMRIRDAEFATAKYGVPA is encoded by the coding sequence ATGTCACGGGTTTTTGCCTACTGCCGAGTATCCACCTTAGAACAGACCACCGAAAATCAACGCCGAGAAATTGAAGCAGCCGGATTTAACATTAAACCGCATCGAATTGTCGAAGAGAATGTTAGCGGTTCGGTGGCTGCTAATGAAAGAAATGGATTTGTCAGATTAACAGACAGGTTAGAGCCTGATGATATTCTTGTTGTCACAAAATTAGATCGATTAGGCAGGAATGCAATTGATATTCGCAAAACCGTTGAAAACCTAGCCTCATTAGGTGTTAAAGTTCACTGTCTTGCATTAGGTGGCGTCGATCTCACCAGCCCAGCCGGAAAAATGACAATGCAGGTGATTTCTGCTGTTGCTGAATTTGAACGGGATTTGCTAATTGAGCGCACTCAGGCAGGAATAGTCAGAGCAAAAGCACAGGGTAAAAAGCTCGGCAGACCTCGATCACTGGACGACAAACAAAGAGAAGAAGTGATATTGCATTTAAAAAACGGTCAAAGCATCAGTTCTCTTGCAAAAATCTTTAATACAACCCGACAAACGATCATGCGAATAAGGGATGCGGAATTTGCTACGGCAAAATATGGGGTTCCGGCGTAG
- a CDS encoding type II toxin-antitoxin system RelE/ParE family toxin — MIKNFRHKGIERFFKTGVTSGIQAKHAVKLRVQLTALNVAKKPSDMSAPSWKLHPLKGESLKGHWAISVNGNWRLTFKFEGEDVILVDYQDYH, encoded by the coding sequence ATGATTAAGAATTTTCGTCACAAAGGGATTGAGCGATTTTTTAAAACAGGTGTAACTTCAGGGATTCAAGCTAAACATGCTGTAAAGTTACGAGTGCAATTAACCGCCTTAAACGTCGCAAAAAAACCTTCTGATATGTCAGCCCCAAGCTGGAAGTTGCATCCATTAAAAGGAGAATCGCTAAAAGGTCACTGGGCAATATCTGTTAATGGAAATTGGAGATTAACGTTTAAATTTGAAGGTGAGGACGTGATCCTTGTTGATTATCAAGACTATCATTGA
- the tnpA gene encoding IS200/IS605 family transposase — protein sequence MQKYKINRSRHAAFLLHVHLVFVTKYRKKVLSGLHYKAFHQYAGEVCRDFGADLKESNGESDHVHMLIEYPPTVQLSVLVNSLKAVTSRRLRNEFLDLRGAYGKPVLWSRSYFAGSCGGAPLEVVKQYIQNQRG from the coding sequence ATGCAAAAATATAAAATCAACCGTTCAAGACATGCAGCGTTTCTTTTACATGTTCACCTTGTCTTTGTGACTAAGTACCGAAAGAAAGTACTCAGTGGCTTGCACTACAAAGCATTTCATCAGTATGCAGGTGAAGTGTGTCGCGACTTTGGGGCTGATTTAAAGGAAAGTAACGGAGAGTCCGATCACGTTCATATGCTGATCGAGTACCCGCCCACAGTGCAGTTGTCAGTACTAGTAAACTCGCTGAAAGCGGTAACGTCTCGTCGTCTGCGTAATGAGTTTCTAGACTTGCGTGGGGCTTACGGCAAGCCAGTGTTGTGGTCTCGATCATACTTTGCAGGTTCGTGCGGGGGAGCACCGCTGGAAGTTGTTAAGCAATACATTCAAAATCAGCGTGGCTGA
- a CDS encoding tyrosine-type recombinase/integrase yields the protein MALNIRPSEFNGLPENTLKHLHSAYLLLKAMRNIGVSPIPKLKKKVKKPIFIPAFGNVEEMIKQSPVREKITFILASKLGLRISEILALDYSDIREQRIYISKHLTRYGIVNLGMKADLQRILPLPKDLKQFLDKEKRGKPIPLLMSDRQSRLSLTYGRSGIIKKRLLEYEIGTFHNLRHFAAISLIQRGYGINVVSKMLGHQSIKITHDTYGRFCRSVLDIEI from the coding sequence ATGGCGTTAAATATTCGTCCTAGTGAATTTAACGGCTTACCCGAGAATACCCTTAAACATCTGCATTCTGCTTATTTGTTGTTAAAAGCAATGCGAAATATTGGCGTGAGTCCAATTCCAAAACTGAAAAAGAAAGTGAAAAAGCCTATTTTTATTCCGGCGTTTGGCAATGTGGAAGAGATGATCAAACAATCGCCTGTTCGTGAAAAGATAACTTTTATTTTGGCATCAAAATTGGGCTTGCGGATAAGTGAAATCTTGGCATTGGACTATAGCGATATTCGTGAACAGAGAATTTACATCTCAAAGCACTTAACGCGATATGGCATTGTAAATTTGGGGATGAAAGCGGATTTGCAAAGGATCTTACCGCTGCCAAAAGATTTAAAGCAATTTTTGGATAAAGAAAAGAGAGGAAAACCTATTCCATTGTTAATGTCAGACCGTCAATCTCGTTTGTCATTAACGTACGGAAGAAGTGGGATCATCAAAAAACGGTTATTGGAATATGAGATTGGTACATTTCATAACTTACGGCATTTTGCCGCGATTTCATTAATCCAAAGAGGCTACGGAATAAATGTCGTATCGAAAATGTTGGGTCATCAAAGTATCAAAATTACGCATGATACTTATGGACGTTTTTGTCGGTCAGTTTTGGACATAGAAATTTAA
- a CDS encoding helix-turn-helix domain-containing protein produces the protein MWGSGVEPLAKEFGASRETIYRYLRTG, from the coding sequence ATATGGGGTTCCGGCGTAGAACCCCTAGCAAAAGAATTTGGCGCATCACGCGAAACCATTTATCGGTATTTGCGGACTGGCTAG